A DNA window from Calonectris borealis unplaced genomic scaffold, bCalBor7.hap1.2 HAP1_SCAFFOLD_124, whole genome shotgun sequence contains the following coding sequences:
- the LOC142076949 gene encoding maestro heat-like repeat-containing protein family member 7 has product MKNYAQSVLVRLFFRMSDQTDSIAKASGEALLAVAELLKWRQLKHLLQTQQTWRIGECLLAQDRSRAEEYCHQSLPYLKDAQATLREAAVRFIGLAARPLRDQSREKLSEICSALQTLEKDSDPSIRSLIAQTVLLLGSPREQPRSGRTLRALCCWCC; this is encoded by the exons atgaagaactaCGCGCAGAGCGTACTGGTCCGGCTCTTCTTTCGCATGAGCGACCAGACCGACAGCATTGCCAAg GCCTCCGGGGAAGCCCTCCTTGCTGTAGCAGAGCTCCTCAAGTGGAGACAGCTCAAACAcctgctgcagacacagcagacatGGAGGATTGGAGAGTGCTTG ctggcgcaggacaggagcagggctgaagaaTACTGTCATCAGAGCCTGCCATACCTGAAGGACGCTCAGGCCACCCTGCGAGAGGCGGCCGTGAGGTTCATTG ggcttgccgcgcggcccctgagggaccaaagcagggagaagctgtctgagatctgcagcg CCCTTCAGACCTTGGAGAAAGACAGCGACCCCTCCATCCGTTCCCTGATAGCTCAGACtgtcctcctgctgggctctccGAGGGAGCAGCCAAGATCAGGACGCACCCTgcgagcactgtgctgctggtgctgctaa